The DNA sequence TTGAACTGTattgtaatgaaattttaattgtatgaGCATAGTTATTTTCTACTAGTTACCGACTACCGACCAAATAAGTTTACTCGGAATTTTCAAACATCTAACTTTAAATTGAGGTAAATGGCAGAGCAATTATAAATTCATCACTGGTAACGTGTTACCCCGtgttagtattttattttattgcacgtaggtacataatatattttatcgaatatttttacaaatggtaatattaagtaatttttgCTCTATTTAGCGCTGCGTTATCGTTCACTTATGCTctgagaaaataaaataaaataaataactagacaaatataaaataaattatcattactTAAGATACGAAACTTTGTAACACTTCCATTTcgaaataaaagtttaaagtgCTCTTAAAAATTTTATAGTGGCACTTTCGCTTTTAAAGTTTTAGTCATAAAGTGAATCGTAAATTTAGCGTAACATGCTTCAGTGTTGCTCTTTTATAAACAGTTCACCTATAATTGTCAATTTTGCTGACGAAGTTGCTTTTAGATTATCTTGCTTTGATAATCGTCTAGTTTCATACAGTTTATATTCAGAAACCGCCGTGAAATGGACGCAATGCATAACATGCAAGAACTTTCCTTACATCCAATAGAATTAATTGTGCAAATATTGTTTAAACAATACCTTAATAACTCTTATTGTGTAACGTTTATGACAGAAAATTATATGATAGATCTAATTGATATACCTGACAGCATATCTCTCGTGGTACTCAATTCAACAGGAGATATTTTAGAGGCTACATTATCCGCATCGGAAATGGGATGTTCTAATTATGTGGTTCAAATGGCTAATCCTGAAAAGTTTATAAccatatttgataaaatagtTCGTTTAGGCAATGCCAGAAAAAGtgatagtaaaattatcttgcTACCACCCTTTCGAGATGAAAATGTATCTAAACAACTGAAAGTATTACAATTTAAAGAAACTTCGTTTATTTCGAATTTATTAATTGTCATACCAGTAAACAGCAATAAAGAATGCAAAACATATGACTTCATCACCAATGAATTTATCGGATAtgattttaaaacaaacaaacccATATTGCTAGATAAATGGAATTCGTGTACTAAAGAGTTTAAGCAAAAAGCAAATCTATTTCCAGACAAACTGAAGGACCTAGATGGGAAAACTGTAAAAGTTGCTTGTTTTCATAGTTACCCTTTCACAATTTTGGATTTGGACAATAGTAGTACACCCCATGGAAGAGATGGCATCGATATCCGAGCAATTAACGAATTGTGCCGGTAACCaaacctttattattatttacaatagcAACCAAGGATAGTACGAatttagaaaatttaataagaaactctctaatttgatttatggaataataattatgcctTTGTTATCTAATAGTCAATCAAAATCACACTCCTTATAgtcattttgatttttattattttataactaaaaCATCTAATTTTAGATGGATAAACTGTACAGTTGGTATAGTAAGAGATGACAATGCCGCTTGGGGAAATATTTATGACAACGGGACCGGTGAAGGAGTCCTGGGAAACGTTTACATGGATCATGCAGATTTTGCCATTGGTATAGAAGAATTTCATTTTCAGCTTCAGCACAGTGTGTTATGTtagaattatataaattttacctTATATCGCACGGGTTCAAGTTACTGCGTCCTACGTTTTAGTCAttcattatgaaaaaaaactatgcaCCAAAAGTtcactttatttattatctttcAGGAGGATTGGGTGCTTGGTTTTATGTTTTCAAAAAACTGGCATTCTCTATATACGGCCTTAAATGTTCTATAACTGTTATTGTTCCAGCTCCACAGTaactataattaaaataatattgtttatgaataaattctACATTTAATTCAAACCGTATATAACaaattttgtgtattttttaggTTGGCATCATTATGGGAAGTTCCATTGCTAGCATTATCAGCAAAGATTTGGTTATTGTACTTCTTCGCCGGAGTTTTTGCTTCTGCTGCTCTTTATATGGCCAATAATTATTCAACTCGACACATTTTTTTGCTGCCATATCGAATTTCCCTTGcacaggtaggtattattgtcTGAATTCCATTCATTTCATAGGCTATTACAACAGCATTAAAATCCTTTAATACCTTTCtaacactgagttgcagaaaggatctttaagttaatgtcggcattaaatgtagtgttgccttgctttgacagtatacggacagaaagagacagacatagattttatgtcgacattagcttaaagtccctttctgcaactcggcataaaacttataatttatcacTTAACAGGCTCAATCAGATCACAAAAAGCCCAATTGGAAGATTCGACGCGTCACATGTTGGCTTCTTCTTACGATTGTCATAATAAATAGTGCATATAGTGCTGGATTGTCCACCAACTACACAATCCAAAAATACGAGGATTCTATAGACACAATTGCAGACGTCGTCGATAGAAACATGGAATGGGGTGCCGTTCATGAGGCTTTTATTTATACCCTTCTCAATTCTCAAGATGTAGGTAACATCAAAAATAATAAGCTATGCTATCAGTAAAACTTTGATAATGACACAACTGAATAAAATGTTTCAGCCTGTAATAAAAGGACTGGTGAAATTGTTTCGCAAATACAGTCCTCAAGAAATGATGCAGAAATCGTATTCAGTTGACATGGCATTTGCTATGATGAAATTGCAAGGAGGTAAAcgacctacataattatgtcaaatattttaagatatgtaatgtcctcctagccgaatttcgaccagggcggccaatctcattagAGATCAGCCaactacgcaggagtagattatagtgcccaagtgtgtgcgcagtacacaggagcactctctgttccatcactctcatagcccaatgggacggattgaccgacacgactggagagagctaggcgcaggaccgactgctttacataattttaatttaatttttaagatatgtatttatgttataaaggatttttatacctcgtattatcTTTCAGGTAACATAAATATCGGCAGATTTATAACCGAAGACGTAGTATCAAACTATATGATACTACTAGATGATATATATTACGAGTATAGCCTTATTATGGGGCGAAAGAGTTCTCCACTTCTGGACAAGTTGAATGTACTTCTACTGCGACTTCATGAAACAGGACTGACTTTGGCTTGGGAGAACCAGGTATATATAGGTTAACGCATCTGAATTTTTGTAgacattatataaataaataaaacaaaagaatgaAACATGAGGTAACGATATGACCTAAAACGATTCATACCATGAATTTTGATTTGGGTTGCAATAATTTTAACTCATCGACTACATTAGTGggaagaaatatttaaaaaaaatacaatcacCATTGAACAGAGCAccgatataaaattattagtcTCACTGAATGAGtcggtattttttttcagattaGTCAACGCTACGGAGACTACAAAGTGCAATTGGCTATAAAATTCTCTCGGTTAAAAAAGGAGTCAAAAACGGGGCCTCTGGGATATTACCATTTAGAGGTGAATATCTATAGATATTGGGCCAAGAAACCTGATGGTAGCATTGCCACTCTGAAAGGGTTCAGGTTTCTTTGAGAATAATTATTACAGAAAACTTTAttgacataaatataataggtatctGAGTGTTTTTTACTGGCTTTCTAGCCAGGAAACATTTACTAAAATTTAATTCGACAAACTGAAGAAAGGTTTAAACGAAATCGTTCCATTTGATTCTCTAGGAGATTTTATTGAACTTTGGTTAAGTTAtacttttacaataaatttcttCTTTACATACAATGCTTATATAACTGTAATAATAGTGttagtttttgtaaataataaattaattatgcaTATCGTAAATGCATTTTCCCTGTGTACCtgaaattattataacttttatagttttatttttatttttcagggTGTATTTTATATGTACATGGGTGGAATAATATTATCAGCGTCAGTTTTTGTAATGGAGATGATGTTATTCCAAATGAAAAGGAAACagacattaaaataattatttcttgcATTTGCGATGTGACACTTCTGATATGGGATTActcgttatttatttttagctgaattaaatgaaacatgaacaaaactatcttttatttgtattttttctcagcaactaaaaagtttaaacaGTACTTATTTGACTGATAGTGTTAATCATCACTTAGCCCAACGGCTACTAAAAGCTATAAAGTATTCGATATCTTGATCatcattaataatttatttaaatctctcacttattttttttctttcgtcTATAAATTATGCAAAACACTTACTTATTCACTCCTGGGTGGTCAAACGGGTCAAAGGTTTTATATTATTGTCACTtaaattgtaggtatataggtatattagcACAATCGTTATATTTGTTAAATAAGCAATCGCTCTGTTAAAAGttataaacttaatttaatggCTAATATTGGCCGtttaaatacagggtgtagaAAAAAGGGTTAAAcagtatacctatataagaaAAGAGAGTTGgaagctcagtcgggtgagcgtccgcttctcacgccagagatgcgggttcggaTCCTGgcactgacatgtaccaatgagttctttgaatttaagtacaatttataccatcgctcttacggtgaaggaaacaACCCGCAgtagaccagcgtggtgggaaatggtttatatattttatatataatattttatagcttaggaaggcagtttagacctaggggatatgcacaaagattccactcgagagagccatgTGCAGGTGCTTACACCccagaatagaatatacatataagaaAACCGAAAGGGCATGTGATTAAGTGCCAGTTTCGCacctattaaataaaattatagtatatCTGTAggataaatatgtaattatgaTGCTCACTATTTCGCCTCGAAgctcttattatttatatctaaTTATGACTAAGCCCCTGGGCGATATTAAGATATCcacaatattaaattaaatatgttaGGTATTAGCATAagatacctataaatattaataatctaGAAAAGTGTAACACGGTAGAGTTTTTAACGCAATAAATTAGccggaataaaaatatatcaaccACATTTAAACAGAAATCTTTATTTATGACACTGTATAtcatgtataataatatcataataccTAAGAAGTTATATAAATGATTCGCTGATACACATACATAGAATATCACTTAATACATTGCGTTGCATTGGAGCGGGCCGCTTGCCAGTTGAAGGGTTAAActaaatttagtttattaaaCTTATTAAACATTGAGTTTCATTTACTTCCACTGTTAATAGTTGCTTACATTTTATAGTAAAATCAAACGTTTgtaacatatattatgttttttgggTCCAATTATGAAATTTGCTCAGTATGACACAGATAAAATTCTACCcagtattttttacaaatgaaTAATTTACGGAAAGAAACTTCACAACTACGCAAGTGGAATAAATATCACTAAATCGAAAGTTCATTGCGATCGATTGTGACTCGCACTTGCACGCCAATCGATTCTCGATAAAGTTCACTCGCAAGTACGATTATTCATATCGAGACCCGAAACTGTTACAACTCAGACGCCTGTGGACGTTGAAACTGGACCCATGAGTAAAAATAATACCCTCAAATGCAATGAACAGTTACTGTTCTAGTGGCAATAGcgccaaattactcctaaacggaaaaggctagtttAATGCCGtctgcaacattaaagtacattaaACATCGCAACAGAATacaaccaactaaaaacataaattatgactgaaatttgttttaaaattgaagacattaattaattttggtatcggcattttgtaaacggaactttttcattgatcgCCAGTGTATTATTGAATGGAGGGTGTTGCGATAATTGTAACGGACGAGAACGGAGAcaaacacataataataatattttaatttaggtacttataatttataataaaaaaaatgttcttACTGAaatgagtatttttttaaaacttaaacattttgtaataaataaataactcgaaataaagtttattgtttttttttaatagggTCGTATCACGAAGACCCATTGAGTCTGGCACCGACAACAGACACCCTTGAATCAACGATgacttgtattttttatgattttattttcactcAAGAATGACTTTACAttcaaaacaatttaaaattaagggCGGTAACCGAACAGAACACAATATAATTAGCTTTAAAAGTTAAATGCGTCTTCGTTGAATCAGTCATCATGATAAAGAGTTTTTACAAGTAGgtctttttttataaataaaattatacctacgttTTTAACTATTGTGTGTacaattagttttattaaCGCTATACAATTTACAAGGTGTATCTAGCAGTAAAGTGGAAACTGTTAGTAAGTACGTAGTAttttacttacataggtatacaatAAGACATACAAAGatctaaatcataataatattctttcaccatattattatcaaattaagTCATGAAATGGTTTTGTGTATTATTTGGTGGGATTATTTAAAACCTTGAATAAATCTGGAAGCAAACGCACATTATTAGCTTTCACcaaagtacttaataattaattaatcaacTGTATACATACATTAAGTATACCCCTAGTATATGGGCcaaaaatttgttttttcGTATCTTATTTAACAATAACCCGTAATAATAGTAACTGTattaattctaaatttaaatttcatgTAAATTAATCACGGTGATGTATCTCTTAAATCGTAATCCATTAAGTgagataaaacatttttaatataaaaaaatcatgttCTGTAAATTGCTTTATTGGAAGAGTTTGAGTcgttcgtcaagtcgcgcgccttagactcgcgcgccacgcgagttggcatcttctgtttttttatatcgtcAACTCGCGTGCCCATGTAAAGTACGGTCAGATGCAAacgaattgaaactaaaaaatatagttaaatattgtttCCCTGGCTGATTAGCATAAGAAGGTACCGACTAAACAGTCGCCATTAAAGTAGATGCTTTGATTTCGGGATAAAGATACAATAAAACCTATGTTGGAAGTGCGGAATGAGGCAAAAGGGGATGTGACCTATAACGCATGATACTTGCTATCTCATTTGCTATCTCGCAAATTTTACCTGTCATAGCTATGTCCTTCaagtttttgttgcaaaaaccGGTATAAAGGGTTAAAACGTCATTGTTTTAGTGACGTCGTTTTAGTGTTACTCCTAATTCGAAGCAGAGATGTACAGTGCATTACTTACAGTCTACAGTACAgcgcaaaaatattaaaatgtggcagtttttattttactgattttgatgtattgtgGGAGTAAGCCtataactaataaattaactttactataTTACCAAGTCTACTTTGCCGTAATATAAACACAGTGTTACGTTTTCGTTGTGTTAACGTTATATTAAATATCGaattagaactaaaatttaaaacaaatttcatTGGTCAAAGAGACAGATACCTAACTGTAACAATTACTTCCAGGAAGTTCATCGCAAGCAGGTCCATCTAGTAATAAAACTGCACATGAAATCATAACATCCCAGCGAGGAAAGTCGGTACTGCTTCGTGCAGGttataaatacagggtgttgcaaaaagggtatactaagccgaaacctacatgtgcagcatgttatatctaagcccgaaactgaaatcagaatttgaaaattcgcgaaaaaaaatttcattttcatagaaactttgttggtcacgtgacttttttactatggataaaaaaaaaatcgcgaatttccaaattcacCAGTAacagtataccaattttgcaacaccctgtataacaaagaccgaacaaataaaaatggttcCTGTGTTTGGAGGTGTTCGAAGAGAACAGTTCGCCAAGCGAGTTaattactgattttattttaaagtaaagtcctataaaataccctatacattttaagtagttacctTAAGCATAATgaattataacttttgtggctgactctacatattttcacagtcgagcgagttgacgacaaaaaaagtaggtaaatacgggAGGGGCTTCTCGCGCGTGGCGCGCgagtctaaggcgcgcgacttgacgaatgACTCGAGTttatgtgtaggtaggtaggtacagtattgtgcaaattaatgtgaacacgataaaatacatttattagttctaaaataaaaaaacagagatatatgaatacaatttaagttattttaatagaaaatgtatcctccctggcttttataactttttcaacacgttttggcatagaatcgacatgattttaacaattttctgatatttactggtttaaaaaacttgtatggattacagcctcaatcattttagtttttcttgtgtAATCCATTTTACGAAGTCTAACTTTCACGatggcccacttattttcaatgggattaagtgccggtgagttctctggccagccaaagaaaaactaaaatgattgaggctgtaatccatacaagttttttaaaccagtaaatatcagaaaattgttaaaatcatgtcgattctatgccaaaacgtgttgaagaagttataaaaGCCATGGAGGACccattttctattaaaattacttaaattgtattaatatatctctgtttttttattttagaactaataaatgtatttttttcatattttcactcgtgttcacattaatttgcacaatactgtacCTATGTCGAAGCAAAAAACATAGACCTGAAAGGTTCTGTTGGACATGGAACTGAAGATCTAACTGAAAAAACCCGCTTTATGGGAAATCGAAAAAAACAAGAATAGACGTGGTAACAGGTTGTGAGTTGTAACACCCAAACATTTTGAGTTGGGTCCGGTTACCAACAACCCTTCTTAGTAGAACATGCAgcactaagtaggtatatgctaGAAACAAGGGCTACATTCaagtatttactttttaatcaACATACATACACAACAGAAGAGTTTAACAGCAGCCACAATAATTTTCTAAATAGAGATCCCTAAAAGCGTGGGCGGCATTATAGAAGCGGCTCAGATCAAACCAGTTTGTGCTTTATATTGATCGAATAACTGAATCCAATGATAAATCGAATACAAGCGATCGGTATGTTCGGCGCATACattattttgtactttttgGAGGCACTCAGTATACCTTAgccctggagggttactctatactgacaaaaaacgaacgaacgagagctaacggcacgtttaatacaacgagttAGAGTCATTGCTCGCGTAGCAGCGTTCAggaacttagtttttcgttatGTAGAGTGAACCCCCAGTATCTCATTAGAGTTGATCTACCTAAGCATGAACTCTGTAATGTAAACCTTATAATTtgatatacaatatacatgagtaatgaaaaagttcctatAAAGGAAAAGGCTATTTGGATTACGACgtttgcaatattgaagtaaatttaacagcgcatcgaaatattaccaaataaaataaaaaaatattattaagtcgTTACCAATTCCCACGGGTTTTTTCTATTCGACTAAACAAAGTTAGAGGGAAAAGGTACTTGACTTGGCGTCTTTTTACATAGAcggtttaaaaatattttcgaacTTCAATTATTTTTACCCCGGTTCCAGAGGAATAATCGTATGCTTATAGAAAACAAGCACAATATGTGCATCGTGCTTGTTTTCTTTAAcgatttttgttttgtcagtatttttaatttccagaaagtacctactttaaattaaacagtGTAGCTTATCCACCTGTCTCATAGCAAAAAAATCAATTAGTGCTATTTATTACCTATAGTGAATCGTTACAAAATAACATGACTTTTGATGTACCAAAGGAACCGGTTAAATATGTGTGCTTActtgatttattatatttttttactgatttATTATCTTTTGAACAAATCGGTTAACAACTTTACGGTATTAGCTTTGAATCTTTGatgtgatattttttatcgtaCATTTTACTATGTGTTCTAATTGGGAGCGATATTTTGCGCAAGTTGTAAATCAATTAAGCTAAATCAAACTGGATTTTGGTTTGATGTGCAGTaggtaaaatatacatatagttctacatttataattacagtCGGGGGCAAAGAATCCTGACCAATTAGAGTGACGATGCTATCTACCTTATTATTGAGCTAGGGtaccttattatttatttataagtttttaggACTGACGatatttataacttataagagaggaagaccaagaaagacgtggcttgattgcgtgaaataaaatatgagagagtgtggagtgaatgaggatatgacagaggatagggtaaataAAATGCCGTGACATGAcgaacaaagccgaccctaaataaggataaggcaaggaagaagaagaagagattgagaatacttatgtatatcgGTTACTTAATCGGTCAAAAtactatttactttaaaaaaaatactaatttcagaagaaaaaatgcaattattattaaattaaaacccaTTCGCCTAATCAGGAagtgaaaactataaaacatAGACAGTCCGTTTTTGTGTTACTGGTTTCATGTCCTTTTTATAAATGAcaataattaatgtttgaCGCAAACtgatttatgtaagtatgttctTATGTCGCTTTGTACGGTTAATGACCGTTTTTGCGAATAATTCTCCGttttaaaataagttgacAGTTTTTATGAGCCTACAATCTGGATCAGTGTATAAATACCATAAatagtgtatatttttattgctcTGGTTTAAATTTTTACTGCCCAAAACACAGTTGAAGGATATATTTCTGTAGATTTGATAAACAGGAAATATATAATCATAAtcttatacattttatgttgAACTCAGAGCAGCGGTGAATCTACGAGTAtgtctatattttttaacttctAGTTAATATTTTGTCACCATTTTAAGACTTTGATGTGGCCAATCAGAAAAACTGTAAATATTCAACATGTTTGATAGGGACACCTAATATTAACCAGTTCTCCTAgtgcagtgtttttcaacctgtgggtcgcgaccccctggggggtcgcgaagcttctgtaggggggcCGCCAGAGATCGAAAAAACTGGGTACTTTAGTGAAAGAAAACCATAAAGAccattaatttaatgaatatttttttattacatagaTCAGGGATCATAAGCATTTTACTACATCCTTGCGAGCATGGATTTTTATAGCAAACTACTACTAAATCTGGCcaaaatctgtatttttccCGAGAAATCTTttgtttatacctacctacatac is a window from the Plutella xylostella chromosome 7, ilPluXylo3.1, whole genome shotgun sequence genome containing:
- the LOC119690834 gene encoding uncharacterized protein LOC119690834; this encodes MKKNYAPKVHFIYYLSGGLGAWFYVFKKLAFSIYGLKCSITVIVPAPQLASLWEVPLLALSAKIWLLYFFAGVFASAALYMANNYSTRHIFLLPYRISLAQAQSDHKKPNWKIRRVTCWLLLTIVIINSAYSAGLSTNYTIQKYEDSIDTIADVVDRNMEWGAVHEAFIYTLLNSQDPVIKGLVKLFRKYSPQEMMQKSYSVDMAFAMMKLQGGNINIGRFITEDVVSNYMILLDDIYYEYSLIMGRKSSPLLDKLNVLLLRLHETGLTLAWENQISQRYGDYKVQLAIKFSRLKKESKTGPLGYYHLEVNIYRYWAKKPDGSIATLKGFRFL